The following proteins are co-located in the Scomber scombrus chromosome 2, fScoSco1.1, whole genome shotgun sequence genome:
- the atad5b gene encoding ATPase family AAA domain-containing protein 5b — protein sequence MRNKLKLSKISKDASCTSKNPLRATEVITLSDDETSPVAKDKCSNVAEGSISSCKAQPLQEKKGGCYAKDINIAPIFLRITQQGKGKRSSDGGFDQPEEELQKSMLLPQSDEQKPVKSRLSSPAGFHLTERKRSWKWQLSSSALLGCLEEIQTSNLAFPVQRVFGSLQEKNVGSLDSSFEDELWTDKYSPQRSSEVIGNSASVNKLHSWLKKWKLRADFDERRKKEERKQEENSSDSWDCGDFQGEVGTEGESLEPPCNTMLITGPSGGGKTASVYACAQELGFKVFEVNCSSQRSGRHVLSQLKEATQSHLLETSGKDLLKPAYFNNYNTKSCSQTGKSVAPKNVISSSKKRPAQNRKGKANPATVTLANFFKMKAKADHLHFGGLLPSENPDRKKPDSSSQGSDQTALQNKKKATSLILFEEVDVIFEGDVGFLPAIKTFMTTTKRPVILTTNDPSFRERFCCSLEEIIFKTPSAMNVCSYLQLVCLAENAKLELDDVISLLTLTRGDVRRCLLQLQLWVNSGGGRTSQRGDSLDSQLNRRDAGCSASMLGLHSVTQNHLLNLLKVIIDRVITSWTDSDMNKLLQLLAESWRRNIPLLYSNQELFLPIRAKGAPVQYLDKVTSSGQQSELAPSDIQLNGNVDSMATAAKSNSVRSVSRLSRRKYTSAAFNATSSSNLTEKPQTTSLTFHATHFRALSSDDRTELNAAKVTTDCLDALTDFFDLMSYLDATIPSAEPLISDPCRPEFVWTGAEMKDSLLDEMREGEQEGRCCRQDMLLDIQAAVEGLGFRRCWRRASESWTEAHRCIQKLGGTRWGRLMETPKLPVSVNKKSLSYSFQPLCAPSVSQSRYELSRTVLGSQSFSLLGNRQAVTVDYMPVLRSICRSQRPQQQREEPVRCLNYLSSKHLGLPRSTLQCLAEDFS from the exons ATGCGAAACAAACTCAAACTAAGTAAAATAAGTAAGGATGCTTCGTGTACGAGTAAAAACCCTCTGCGAGCCACCGAGGTGATAACGTTATCAGATGATGAAACATCACCTGTTGCAAAAgacaaatgttcaaatgttgcTGAAGGAAGTATCTCATCCTGTAAAGCTCAACCCCTGCAGGAGAAGAAGGGGGGGTGTTACGCCAAAGACATCAACATCGCTCCTATTTTCTTACGTATAACACAGCAGGGCAAGGGTAAAAGGAGCAGTGATGGTGGATTTGATCAACCAGAAGAGGAGTTGCAGAAATCAATGCTTCTTCCTCAAAGTGATGAACAGAAACCTGTGAAAAGTCGGTTATCATCACCTGCAGGATTTCAcctgacagagaggaagaggtcCTGGAAATGGCAGTTGTCATCCTCAGCTCTCCTCGGCTGCCTGGAGGAAATACAAACATCTAACCTGGCATTTCCAGTCCAGAGAGTGTTTGGCTCTCTTCAGGAGAAAAATGTGGGATCCTTAG aTTCCAGTTTTGAGGATGAACTCTGGACAGACAAGTACAGTCCTCAGCGTTCAAGTGAAGTCATTGGCAATTCTGCTTCGGTGAATAAATTGCACAG TTGGTTGAAGAAATGGAAACTAAGAGCTGACTTTGacgagaggaggaaaaaggaggaaagaaaacaagaggaaaacagCAGTG ACTCATGGGACTGTGGAGACTTCCAGGGTGAGGTTGGTACAGAGGGAGAAAGCTTGGAGCCGCCGTGTAACACAATGTTGATTACGGGACCTTCAGGTGGGGGCAAGACTGCCTCAGTGTATGCCTGCGCCCAGGAGCTTGGCTTCAAG GTATTTGAGGTTAACTGCTCGTCACAGCGCAGTGGCCGCCACGTTCTTTCCCAACTGAAGGAGGCAACCCAGTCACACCTATTGGAGACGTCGGGGAAAGACCTTCTGAAACCTGCTTACTTCAACAACTACAACACCAAAAGCTGCTCACA AACAGGAAAATCTGTGGCTCCCAAAAATGTAATCTCCAGCTCAAAGAAGAGACCAGCACAGAACCGCAAAGGAAAAGCTAATCCAGCCACAGTTACTTTGGCAAACTTCTTTAAGATGAAAGCCAAAGCAGATCACTTACACTTTGGTGGCCTGTTGCCGTCTGAGAATCCAGACAGGAAGAAGCCCGACAGTTCATCTCAAGGCTCCGATCAAACAGCGCTacagaacaaaaagaaagcCACATCACTCATTCTGTTTGAAGAG GTTGATGTCATATTTGAAGGCGATGTTGGTTTCCTCCCAGCTATCAAGACTTTCATGACGACCACAAAAAGGCCGGTCATTCTGACCACCAACG ATCCCTCATTCAGAGAGAGATTCTGCTGCAGCTTGGAAGAAATCATTTTCAAGACACCGTCAGCA ATGAATGTGTGTAGCTACCTGCAGCTGGTGTGTTTGGCTGAGAATGCAAAACTGGAGTTGGACGATGTTATCAGCCTCCTCACGCTGACCCGAGGTGACGTCAGACGCTGTCTGCTCCAGCTGCAGCTCTGGGTGAACAGTGGTGGAGGACGGACATCTCAAA GGGGAGACAGTTTAGACTCTCAGCTTAATCGACGTGACGCAGGCTGCTCTGCCAGCATGCTGGGTCTCCACTCTGTGACCCAGAACCATCTGTTGAACCTCCTAAAGGTAATTATTGATAGAGTCATTACT TCCTGGACTGACTCAGACATGAACAAGCTCCTGCAGCTCCTTGCTGAGAGCTGGAGAAGAAATATTCCTCTGCTCTACTCCAACCAGGAGCTTTTTCTACCCATCAGGGCCAAGGGAGCTCCAGTCCAATACCTGGACAAGGTGACCTCTTCTGGGCAGCAAAGTGAGCTGGCACCCTCTGACATCCAGCTGAATGGAAATGTTGATTCAAtggcaacagcagcaaaaaGCAACTCAGTTAGGAGTGTATCCAGGCTTAGCCGAAGGAAATATACTTCAGCTGCATTTAATGCCACATCATCTTCCAATTTGACAGAAAAACCTCAAACAACCTCATTAACTTTCCATGCAACTCATTTTAGAGCCCTGAGTTCGGATGACAGGACTGAACTAAACGCAGCCAAAGTAACAACTGATTGTTTGGACGCCCTGACCGACTTCTTTGACCTCATGTCATATCTGGATGCCACAATACCATCTGCAGAACCACTTATTTCAGACCCATGCAGACCAGAGTTTGTCTGGACAGGAGCAGAGATGAAGGACAGCTTGCTGGATGAAATGAGAGAGGGGGAGCAGGAGGGTCGATGTTGTCGCCAGGACATGTTGTTAGATATTCAGGCTGCTGTTGAGGGTTTGGGGTTTCGCAGATGCTGGAGGAGAGCGTCTGAATCGTGGACCGAAGCCCATAGATGCATACAGAAACTGGGAGGCACAAGGTGGGGGAGGCTGATGGAGACACCGAAACTTCCTGTGTCTGTCAATAAAAAGAGCCTCAGCTATAGTTTTCAACCTCTCTGTGCACCAAG